A window from Setaria italica strain Yugu1 chromosome VIII, Setaria_italica_v2.0, whole genome shotgun sequence encodes these proteins:
- the LOC101753626 gene encoding uncharacterized protein LOC101753626 yields MDPFPSIPARPSWIILDRFIHRTDRDVEDEADGTASEISYTCTDRPIRASIRVADSPAVSRLYLDWPSRPEFGGRLREPRVIAAHNHSILFRAIVPLEDPMFCKDTASFPVDMFVYSAFSSPPSLHRLRTCFTGGVSTPDEDIYFKPYQRCQQRIMAEKHIGLLCHGSKGGFTVVDFTNFGLEGELCLLHHPALPASASHKNTEEEEADWMIKKVRLPPGPRVRRWITDAIIPLHGRYLCWVDNYQGILVVDVLRASDKNTTDELLHYIPLPHEALQSDRSHPDGDCPDKARCVCVTADFTLKLVCVTTGKANRARSPFTIRSWTFPWKFPHVFPSGRWYRGHTMEAAEFWGLYNGQSLPQVKPMYPLVSLVNPDEFCFLLKEDHTTYWIIEVDMGNKMLKSSAIYINEEEEGCTTDRPRARRIVFDGHSFIPSGLSDYLGMDAIKSRELSEMMQKGKAAQVAQKRSRKWSAAESRK; encoded by the coding sequence ATGGATCCATTCCCGTCGATTCCCGCCCGCCCCTCCTGGATAATCCTCGACCGCTTCATCCACCGCACCGACCGGGACGTGGAGGACGAAGCGGACGGCACAGCGTCGGAGATCTCCTACACCTGCACCGACAGGCCCATCCGCGCCTCCATCCGGGTCGCCGACTCTCCCGCGGTGTCCCGCCTGTACCTCGACTGGCCGAGCCGGCCGGAGTTCGGAGGCCGCCTGCGGGAGCCACGCGTGATCGCCGCCCACAACCACTCCATCCTCTTCAGGGCAATCGTGCCCCTGGAGGATCCAATGTTCTGCAAGGACACCGCCAGCTTCCCCGTCGACATGTTCGTCTACTCGGCCTTCTCGTCGCCTCCGTCGCTCCATCGGCTTCGCACTTGTTTCACCGGTGGCGTCAGCACCCCCGATGAGGACATTTACTTCAAGCCGTACCAGCGCTGCCAGCAGAGAATCATGGCGGAGAAACATATTGGCCTCCTGTGCCACGGCAGCAAAGGCGGGTTCACGGTCGTGGATTTCACCAACTTCGGCCTAGAGGGCGAGCTCTGCCTGCTGCACCACCCTGCACTTCCTGCTTCTGCCTCGCACAAGAacactgaagaagaagaagcagactGGATGATTAAGAAGGTGCGGTTACCCCCGGGCCCCAGGGTTCGCCGTTGGATCACTGACGCCATCATCCCCCTCCATGGACGCTACTTGTGCTGGGTTGACAACTACCAGGGCATACTTGTTGTTGACGTCCTCCGGGCCAGTGACAAGAACACCACAGATGAGCTGCTCCATTACATCCCGCTGCCTCACGAAGCTTTGCAATCTGACCGCTCACATCCCGATGGAGACTGCCCTGACAAAGCTCGGTGTGTCTGCGTCACTGCTGATTTCACGCTCAAACTCGTCTGTGTTACCACCGGTAAAGCCAACCGAGCGCGATCTCCTTTCACAATAAGATCATGGACATTTCCATGGAAATTTCCTCACgtcttcccaagtgggcgatgGTACAGAGGTCACACCATGGAGGCAGCCGAGTTCTGGGGTCTTTACAATGGCCAGAGCCTTCCACAGGTGAAGCCTATGTATCCTCTGGTTAGCTTGGTAAATCCAGATGAATTCTGCTTCCTGTTGAAGGAGGACCACACCACTTACTGGATAATTGAAGTCGACATGGGGAACAAGATGCTCAAGTCATCCGCCATCTATATcaatgaagaggaagaagggtgcacCACTGACAGGCCTAGGGCTCGCAGGATCGTCTTTGATGGACACTCCTTCATCCCTAGCGGACTCTCCGATTACCTGGGCATGGATGCCATCAAAAG